The following nucleotide sequence is from Mycobacteriales bacterium.
GAAGGATGGCGAGACCTCCGCCCGAGTGGGGTCGGTGAGATCGGGCCGGAAGAGTTCGAAGACTGTGCGGTTGAGCACCATGTCGGTCTCCACACAGGTCGGGTTCACTGTGTTGACTCGGATCCCGTATTCACCCAACTCGTTCGCCATAGTGCGCATCAATCCGGTCAGGCCATGCTTGGCTGCCGAGTACGACGCCGTGTTGGCCATGCCCTTCAGCGACTCGGTCGAACCCGTGATCACGATCGCCCCGCCCTCGTTCTGGGCGATCATCGTCGGCGCGGCAGCCCGCACCGTGTGCCACACTCCGGTGAGGTTGATGTCGATCATCTCTTGCCACGCGTCAAGCTCGATCTCCCAGAACTTGCCGGAGGCGAAGATGCCCGCGTTGGCAAGCACGATGTCGCAGCGTCCGAGTGCGTCCAAACCCTTCGCGAACGCCGCCTGCACCTGGTCGTACTGACGAACATCTGCGACGGATACGACGATGCGTCGGCCGAGCGCCTCGACCAGCCGCACGGTCTCGGCAAGGTCTTCTTCGGTGGCCCCGGTATGACACGACGTGTCGATCTTGCGGCAGATGTCGAAACCGATGATGTCGGCGCCCTCTTCGGCCAAGGTCACCGCGTGCGACCGACCCTGGTTGCGGGCGAGCCCGCTGATGAACGCGACCTTGCCGTCAAGCTTGCCCACTGGGCCTCCTCAGCGTTGCGATTCGACGGTCGGCCTCGCGCGAGCGATGCGGCCATCCGGTGCCGGAGACCACGGAGATCGACCGCCCGGGAGGAAGACTATGGATGACTGACCGTCCGGTCAAGGTCGGCATATTCGCGTCCAGAGCGCCTGGGTGCTCGTTGATACCGCACGTTAGGGTCCTTGCGGGTAACGACCGCCTACACCTGCCGAATAGCCAGTCGGAGTTCGTGCAGCCGCCGATAGCTGTTCACCACATGCTGCTCGGCGACCGCTCTCGCACGATTACCGGCTTGATCGCCGATGGCAGCGAAAATCGCTCCGTGCTCACGGGCCACCTCCGCGATCGGCCGCGGTTCGAGCATCCAGAACAGGTCCCGGCACTCGCGTTGCAACGATGCCTCGGACCTCGTGAGCCGCTCTGACTGCGACGCGATCGCGATGTCGATATGGAAGTTCGTATCTGCTCGGCCCCGCGCAACGTCTGTGGTCGCGTCGGTCAGATCGGTCAGGTGCGAGTGAATCGCGGCGAGCTGGTCGTCGTCGGCGCGATCCGCAGCGAGTAGCGCGGCCATCCCGGCCACTGCACGATGCTCGTCTGCGGCGTCCCGGATCTCGCTGATGCTAAGCGTCTCGAAGCGCCGGCGCGTCAGTTTCTTCGTGCTGCCACCGCGGGAGTGCACAAAACTGCCTCCGGATCGGCCTCGGCGGGTCTCGATCAGCCCTTCGTCGCGTAAGGCGGCGAGGGCCTCCCTGATCGTCTTGGTCGAGACCGCGAGCTCGTTCGCAAGCTCGGACTCGCTCGGAAGAGCGTGGCCATCGGGCGGAAAGCCAAGGAAGATCGCCTCGCGCAGCCGCGCCGTCACCGCGTCGGAGCGACTACCCGTTCGTAGCGGCGTCAGTGCAAACCGCCTAGCCGCCGGGGTTGGAGGCGGATCGCCTGCTACGTCGGCGTCCGAAGTCACGATTTCAACCCTCCGACTCCGCTGGATCAGGAGCGCCCCGCGACGAGGGCCACTCGAGGTCGTCAAGGGTGAAGCGGAGGACCGCCCACGGAACCCCGGCACAGGGCCACATCTCAAGTCCTCTCGTCGCGGTCGGAGGGCGGGACCCGGCGTTCATCCACGCTGCGAACGCGGCCGATCGGAACATGGAGCCGGTCTCGACCGCGGCGCTGGTGGAGAACATGACCCTGCCCTTGGCATTGACCAGAACCTCTGCATAGGGATCGGCTTGCTGGCTGGCAAGCAGGAAGCGTTGCATGTCCTGCAGCCTCACATCGGCAGCCACCGCCCCGACGAAGGCGCCGCTGAGAGAGACCGGTACTCCCCAGGTCAGGATGTACTCGTTGGTTCCGAGGTAGTCGACGTACGGTCCGGCCACGCTCATCTGGCCCGTGGTAGCGGGGACGCGGAACCATTCCTTCTCTGGATAGTCATAGAACGAGTCGCTCGACTCATCGAGATCGACCTCAGCGATCACGGCGGTGCCGGGCGCGGACGCCCACCAGGAGTGGTGGAGGTCGGCGTCGGGAAAGAAGCCGGGCTTGGCGAGGAAGCCCGCCCCGGACACGAGCTTCGAAAGATCCGAGAGCACCTCGACAAACTCGGGTTCGAGGGCCCGAGCCGTCGCCGAGCGTCGGGGCACCGCTTCGGCGAGGCTCTTTGCCGCCACGGAGGCGGCGACCCGGAGGCGGCGTTCGACGAGAGTTCCGACCTGCCCCGCCGCGCGGACGAGGTCCGGGGGCTCCCCGTCCGCGATCTCCTTGGCTGCCGCCTCCACCATCACCCGAGCCTTCCCCGATCGAACGGCTAGATCAATGGCGCGAATCCCGTCTGGCCACCGTCGATGATCAGTGTCGCGCCGCAGAGATAGTCCGGCGCATCCAACCCGAGATATTCGACCAGATTGGCCACCTCGTCGGCCTGGCCGATCCTTCCCATCGGGTTGATCGACGCGAGGGACTTCGGGTCCGCTGACGACACGAAGTCGTCGTTGAGCTCGGTGTGCACCCACCCAGGGGCGACCGCATTGCTCTGAATTCCGGCGCCCGCAAGGTCCACGGTAAGCGAGCGGACCAGGGAATGGATCGCGGCCTTCGCCGCGCAGTAAGGCGCAGTTCCTGGCTCCGAGAGAACGCCGCTGGTCGATCCGATCAGAATGATCCGGCCGCTTCCCCGCTCCTTCATCAACCGCGCGATCGCCGCAGTGGGGTAGACGCAGGAGTCCAGCGTGGTCTGCATGGTGCCCCGCCACGACTGCTCGGTCAGATCCACGAAGTCGACCGCCTCGAACGTCCCTGCGCAGTTGACGAATGCCCGCGGCACCCCGATTGCCGCGACGAGCTCGGCCATGCTCCGGTGCGCCTCTTGCTCGACACCCGCGTCGGCCGCGGCGGCTTCGACCCGTCGCTCGGGAAACTCCTCGGCGAGCACGCGCTGGGCGTCAGCGAGCCGCTCGGGTCTGCGCCCGCTCCGACCGACGTCAAGACCTCTGCCGAGGAACCTGCGTGCTGCGGCATAGCCGATGCCGATTCCGCCGCCGATGATGATCGCTGAGTCGGTCGACATCTCGTCTCCTTCGTGATGGTGCGGTTCATTGCTCAAGGTCGGTGGCGGCGTGACCGCAGGTTCAGCCGGCTTCGGTCGAGTTCGGAGAGGGATTCGACCATTGCGGTGATGGACGCGCACGGCACCGCGCCAGCGGCCGCGAGTGGCGCGGTCACATCTGCGCTCTTCTGGTTCGGCAGGTCCTCGGTCAACCGGCCCCCGATGTAGACGGTCGGATGCAGGCCGCGCTCGACCAGCCGGTCAATCAGGTCGCGGCCGAGTGACAAAGCCATGCCGTTGTAGGTGCTGAGCGCCACGACATCAGCAGCCGACTCTGCGACGGCCGCGGCGATCCGGCCGTTGTCGACACTCGTGCCGAGATTGTGCACATCGCAGCCGAGCTCTTCGAGGACAGCGACCAGGGTGTAGAGCCCGTACTCGTGAATGTCGCCACTTGCGGCGACCACTTTCACGCCGCGAAGATCCGGTGCCTCAGCCATCTGGTTGATCGACCGCAGAACGGTCTCCAGGCTCTCGCTCGCGCGACGCAGGGTGTCCGTGGGGACGACGGGCACCCGGCCTCGAGGATGAGCGGTGTCGGCTTCTCCAGCGCCGAACAACCGCTCGATCTGCTGGGCCCCGAGCCGCCGCGTTGCGATCAGCAACTGCAACGCATCAGAGGTGTCGACGCCCATGACCGCCAGCCCGTCCATCATCCGGGAGAACACCTCGCGCCCCGCGGCGACCAGCCTGTCCCTGAGCGCGTACACCGGACGCCAGTCAATGAGCGGATAGGACTGCCGAGCGCGCCGCTCCGCCTCCCGGCCGATCTCGAGAGACTGAACGATGTCCTCGACGGTCGGGATCCGGTGTGGCTCGGTGAGCGGGGTCGGGTGCACCGACGTACCGGTCGGATGGGCGAGCTGGTTCGCGATCGTG
It contains:
- a CDS encoding mycofactocin-coupled SDR family oxidoreductase, coding for MGKLDGKVAFISGLARNQGRSHAVTLAEEGADIIGFDICRKIDTSCHTGATEEDLAETVRLVEALGRRIVVSVADVRQYDQVQAAFAKGLDALGRCDIVLANAGIFASGKFWEIELDAWQEMIDINLTGVWHTVRAAAPTMIAQNEGGAIVITGSTESLKGMANTASYSAAKHGLTGLMRTMANELGEYGIRVNTVNPTCVETDMVLNRTVFELFRPDLTDPTRAEVSPSFAATNIIPIDFIPPRVVSDAILYLVSDTGKYITGVPLPVDAGFVTK
- a CDS encoding FCD domain-containing protein is translated as MTARLREAIFLGFPPDGHALPSESELANELAVSTKTIREALAALRDEGLIETRRGRSGGSFVHSRGGSTKKLTRRRFETLSISEIRDAADEHRAVAGMAALLAADRADDDQLAAIHSHLTDLTDATTDVARGRADTNFHIDIAIASQSERLTRSEASLQRECRDLFWMLEPRPIAEVAREHGAIFAAIGDQAGNRARAVAEQHVVNSYRRLHELRLAIRQV
- a CDS encoding SDR family oxidoreductase; translated protein: MSTDSAIIIGGGIGIGYAAARRFLGRGLDVGRSGRRPERLADAQRVLAEEFPERRVEAAAADAGVEQEAHRSMAELVAAIGVPRAFVNCAGTFEAVDFVDLTEQSWRGTMQTTLDSCVYPTAAIARLMKERGSGRIILIGSTSGVLSEPGTAPYCAAKAAIHSLVRSLTVDLAGAGIQSNAVAPGWVHTELNDDFVSSADPKSLASINPMGRIGQADEVANLVEYLGLDAPDYLCGATLIIDGGQTGFAPLI